CGAGGCGCTGTTCGTACTTATGCGAGTTCGGGGAACTGCTCCGCGATGTCGTCGTCACCTGTAATCGGGGTCAAAGCCTGTCCCTTCAGCTCGTGTCCCGCGAGATTCAGCAGCAGGCGCGCCGACTGGGTGAGTCAGCATCGATCAGACAGGTCCACCCCGCTCTGGGTGGCGGCGTACATGACCACGCCCACGATTGCCCACTGCGCGGGAGTAACCGGCAGAGGGTGAACAGCAGGCGGTTGCTGCAGGGAAGGGTTCGTGTTTCCTTGTCGATGACGTAGCCGACGCCGCGGATGTCGCGGATCAGTTCTGGCCACAGCTTCCTGCGCAGGTGAGTGGATGTGGACCTCCACCGCGTTGCTGTCGACTTCGTCCTTCCACGAATACAGGTTCTGTTCGAGCTGGGCGCGCGATAATACCCTGCCGCGGTTTTCGAGCAGCTGCAGCAGAACGGCGAACCCGCGCGGCGCCAGCTCCACCGGCTGGCCGGCTCGGGGTGACCGCGCTGAGGCGGGGTCAAGGACGATATCACGGTGGCGGATCACCGGCTCGCTGCGCCCGCTGCGCCGGCGCAGCAGGGCGCGGATGCGGGCGGTCAGCTCATCCAGGCCGAAAGGCTTGACCAGGTAATCATCGGCCCCGCTGTCCAGTCCGGAGACCTTGTCTTCCACGGTGTCGCGTGGCGGTGAGCAGCAACACCGGCAGGCTGCTGCCGCCGCCGCAGCGTCCTAGCACTTCCAGGCCGGAACGCCTGGGCAGGCCGATATCGAGGATCCATGAGGTCGTAGGTAAGAGGGAAAAAACAAAAGATGGGGGATTCCAGGGGAGGGGGGGGGGGTTTTGGTTTTAGGGGGGGCGCCGGCGCCGAGGAACAGTTCCGGCTGAATGCCCGTCCTTGACCCAGTCCACGGCATAACCGCTCTGCTGCATTCGACCTGCAGGCCGTTGCCCAGCAACTCATCGTCTTCCACGAGGAGAAGCACGCAGGCGCCCCCTGATTACGCACAGCCACCGCAGCATAGCCCCGTGCGGACATCATTGTATATCTTCTATTTTGCGGGCCAGCGGCAGCAAGAGTCCCATGCCGCTGCATCGTACGGATCATTACACCAGAGCGTCCTTAAGCTCTGGCTTAATGGCCGGTGTGGGGCAGGAAGGGCGCGTCGCGCCGGCGGAGGGAACGGGCTCAGTGCGAGCCGTGGGCCTCGTCAGCGGAGGTCGCCGCACAGTACGCGACGCTCGCCGCGGACCTGGAAGCGATCGATATCGTGATGCAGGGCGTGGCGGTCGCGGCAGAGAGATAGGGGCGCGTCACCTGGACCCTTGTCCGGGCGTGAGATGGCGCGGCGGAAATAGTGCCGGCGCGACCAGTTCCCCCGGCGGCATCGCGCAGGGGCGCGAAGCGCGGATCGGATACCACCTGGGCGTGCGGCGAATTGATGTTGGCGCCGATCTGGCGGCCATCGCTGTCGAGGAGGAAGCAACGTTCGGCGCGCGGCAGCTCGAGGAAGCCCTTGCATGCGATCTCGAGCGGATGTGACGACTGGAGCAGCACGGAGGCATAACCCATGCCGTGGAGATAAGGCGCAATCTCGGTCCGATAGCCGGTGCGCTCCCTGGAGCGTCATGTCCCCGAACTGGCCGAAGAGCCGGCCGAACGCCGGCACCGGGTCACGGCCGCCTGCGGTGCGGGGCGCGCGAAATAGTAGCCCTGCACGAAATCGGCGCGTCGGCGTCCATCGCCACCATCGCCTCGTACTCGGTTTCAATGCCTTCCATCACCACCAGGGATCCCGACTCGTGCAGCAGCGACACCATGCCCGGCACGATGGAACGGATGCCGGGGTCGACGGCCGCCTGCATGACAATGGAGCGGTCAAGCTTCACGATATCCGGGCGCAGACGGCAGATGCGGTCGAAGTTGGAGTGGCCGGCGCCGAAATCGTCGATCGCGATCAGACAGCCGAGATCCCGGTAGTGGCGGACGGAATCCACCGGCGGCGTTTCATCGGCCAGGAGGCCTCGACGATCTCGATCACCACCCGCTCGGGCGGAAATCCCAGCTGTTCAAGCTTGGCCTGCAGGACCGATCCCGAGCGCTTCCCTTCGGCGATGACGCGCGGATTGATGTTGAGGAACAGCCAGGCGGCGGCCGGGTCCTGGCGGGCGAAGTTGTACAGATGGGTCGCGCGGCACAGGCGGTCGAGCAGTACGGTATCGGTATAACCGCGCGTGCTGCCGAACACTTCCTGGGGACTGCGCGGACGCCCGTCAGCATCGGTGGCGCGCATCAGCGCCTCGAACCCGATCACGCGCTGATGGGCCAGACTGAAAATCGGCTGGTAATGCGAGTCCAGCCTGAGCCCTTTGAACATCGCGTAGGTACACCCAGAACCCTGATACAGGGCGGAGTCCGTGGCTGCGTGCGCCTCCTCGCGGAAGTTGCCGTCCGTGGCTGTTTGCGTAGTATTGAGATTAGATATGCCAGCCCATGGCGCCGCCGCTATTCTT
The nucleotide sequence above comes from Gammaproteobacteria bacterium. Encoded proteins:
- a CDS encoding EAL domain-containing protein, which gives rise to MDSVRHYRDLGCLIAIDDFGAGHSNFDRICRLRPDIVKLDRSIVMQAAVDPGIRSIVPGMVSLLHESGSLVVMEGIETEYEAMVAMDADAPISCRATISRAPHRRRP
- a CDS encoding EAL domain-containing protein → MFKGLRLDSHYQPIFSLAHQRVIGFEALMRATDADGRPRSPQEVFGSTRGYTDTVLLDRLCRATHLYNFARQDPAAAWLFLNINPRVIAEGKRSGSVLQAKLEQLGFPPERVVIEIVEASWPMKRRRWIPSATTGISAV